A window of Variovorax sp. HW608 genomic DNA:
CTCGCCGCGCAGGCGAAGTTGGCCGCACTGTTGACGTCTCCAGATCCCTTGTACTTGGGGAACAACGGGTACTCGCACATCGGACGGGTTCGGCCAGCAGTGGCAGGATTTCCATCCTTGACGACGGGATCAACCGGAGCCTGGCCAGACTCTACCCAGGTGTCGATGGCCGAGAGCGAATCCCACTGCAGAGCGAAGGTGCCGCCAGCATGCCCGAAGCCTGGCTGAACGTAGTAGCGCAGGAAGCTCTTGAGCGAATCACCGTATCGGGCGGCCACGCGGTTGTAGTACGCCGTCGTCATGTAGGGCGAGACCAGCATGTCGGTCGTACCCTGGATCAGCAGAAGCTTTCCGCCACGCGCCTTGTACGTGTCCAAGTTTGGGTTGGTCGCATCGAGGAGATTGGAGAGCTGTTGAACCCGGCTCTGCCAGTTTCGGTAGTCGAAGCCCGTGGTGACACTGTTCGGATCTTGCTGGATGAAGTACTTGATGACTGGTTCATCGAAGCCGTAGTAGATGGCCTTCGTTCCATCCGTCCCCATGGGGTCGAACAGGATGCCTGTCATATCACCACCATCGAACACAGGATAGGGGCCGATGCTGGTGACGCCATTCGACAATGGGAACGTGAACTCAAGCGGCGTGGCCCCGGTCATCAGGGTGTTGATCTGCACATCGGACAGACAGGTGTCACCGGTATCCGCTCCCCCCGGGCAGCGCAGGTTGTTCACGGCAAAGGTCGCGTGGCATGCCTCCGTATTGCCAATGATCCCGTCGACGACCCCATCCAAGGCGTCGCACGCCTCCATCACCTTCGCTTTCACCAACGCTTGCTTGGCGGGGTTGAGGGCCCCTCCAGGTGTCGAATACGCCGCGCTCCACATGCGGAACCAAGACAACACCATTGCCTGGTTCTGGTTTGCGGGGTAGTAGGCCACGATACCGTCGTAGTCCGCCCCGTACTTCTGGGCTGCCTGAAGGCTTTCGTGCCCCCCTTTGGAGTGCCCAATGTGGTACATGCGCCGGGGCGCGGTGCCATAGTAGGACGAGATGAGGTACGTTGCCGCGTCGTGCGTGCGCTTGATACTCTCCCCTGAATAGTTCGCCATCGCTTGCGCGTTCAACCCGAACGTGCCGTCAAAGGTGGTGCCACCGTCACTGCCGAACGTCACATAGTTCTGTGCCAATGGAAGTTGGGCATCACTGGGCGCGTTTGGAACGCCGCCGAGCGGACCGCTTATCCCGGTGATCAGCAGCCCGTTAAAACCTCCGCCGCCTATCTGGAGCGCCTTGAAGTTCCACGTCGTCGGAAGATTGACCTCGAAGTTGATCTTCGGGTCTGCCGTGTTCGTCGCGATGACGCTACCGAGCACCTTGCAGAACTCGGGCAATCCAGCGCTCGTGTCGGCTGCAGTCAGCTGCGCCGAGGTGATGGTTGCTCCCTGGCTGGGAAGCGCAAGGGCGCTGGCCGGAATGCTCGTTCCTGAAATGGCCGAGCATTTCGCTGCAGCTCCCTGCACCTGCATGGAGGTCGGCGCGGGGGCAGGTGCGGGAGCGGGTGATGGTGCCGGAGCGGGTGCTGGTGCTGGTGCTGGTGCAGCAGTTGGTATCACGACGCCTCCGTTGCTGCCGCCACCGCACGCAGCGAGCGTCAGCGTCGCCAAGCCGGCGAGAACGGAACGCATGGCAGCATTCTTGCGGGACGACGTGCTTATTGAATCGAGGACTTCCATCTTGTCTCCTGGTTGATTGCATTCGGCTCGCGGCCGGCCTGTATGGAAGTCGGATGCTAGATTTGGCTTATTCAGGCCCAACATCGTCCTAACCGACGAATTTGCATTTCATGGCTGTCTAGGGGTTGGTCAGTCGCCGGCGGCGGCATCGTTGACCGCTTGGGCAAACCTTCCGGTCTGAGGTTGCAGCGGTGATGCCGACCAAGCCAATCAAATTCACGGGCTGCTGGGCGAGTTTGGACAAATCGTGCCCCAGGGAATCCGCAATATCTATGCGGGAGCCCGAGGTGTTCGAAGACGCCAGCAACGAACTACCGGCTCGGGTTGGGCTCCTGATTGACCGGCTACTGCAGCGCCTCGAGGCGCTGGACCAGCAAGTCCAAGAGCTGGAGAAGGAGATCCAACTGTGGTATCACGGCAGCGAAGTCAGCCGACGAGACCATCCCCGGCATTGGCTCCATCACGGCCAGCTCCGACGATCCAAGCAATTTCAAGAACGCGCGCCAGTTCGCGGCTTGGATCGGATTGGTCCCGCACGCCTTGCCTGCGGACATGTCATCAGCGGAACTCGTACAGCCGCGGCACTT
This region includes:
- a CDS encoding tannase/feruloyl esterase family alpha/beta hydrolase, whose amino-acid sequence is MEVLDSISTSSRKNAAMRSVLAGLATLTLAACGGGSNGGVVIPTAAPAPAPAPAPAPSPAPAPAPAPTSMQVQGAAAKCSAISGTSIPASALALPSQGATITSAQLTAADTSAGLPEFCKVLGSVIATNTADPKINFEVNLPTTWNFKALQIGGGGFNGLLITGISGPLGGVPNAPSDAQLPLAQNYVTFGSDGGTTFDGTFGLNAQAMANYSGESIKRTHDAATYLISSYYGTAPRRMYHIGHSKGGHESLQAAQKYGADYDGIVAYYPANQNQAMVLSWFRMWSAAYSTPGGALNPAKQALVKAKVMEACDALDGVVDGIIGNTEACHATFAVNNLRCPGGADTGDTCLSDVQINTLMTGATPLEFTFPLSNGVTSIGPYPVFDGGDMTGILFDPMGTDGTKAIYYGFDEPVIKYFIQQDPNSVTTGFDYRNWQSRVQQLSNLLDATNPNLDTYKARGGKLLLIQGTTDMLVSPYMTTAYYNRVAARYGDSLKSFLRYYVQPGFGHAGGTFALQWDSLSAIDTWVESGQAPVDPVVKDGNPATAGRTRPMCEYPLFPKYKGSGDVNSAANFACAAS